One genomic segment of Candidatus Poribacteria bacterium includes these proteins:
- a CDS encoding redoxin domain-containing protein, which yields MKQVGTHFTLLVVVLCLTAIALNWAAEQEEDTMNVWDAFLDTLENRGLASLDWEIEPDVQEELIAYFKAKIDAGVSDGKTLLPLDLMEYVDRFPEEMRQELRVYATHVLETHPDNGAAAKFLVVGLAGLSGSWVVPPDEFWALAEKAMTLLPNDVEVCYLTIEKALMDYSFYSDEAVLAFERLFARHHEGEGPTLYQWISRLCYDHLYVPTRPNEFYKDLENDDPLIERWTAVMGKIQVVFEERLKQKPDDWDAVRMLSEIHEALGDSEAVQTVFKKAQQVFEKRLKQDPNNRTALNGLANIHEKLGNAELAYEYRVREDPTLAWVGQVLPDFSPTVDLDGKRISLADYRGKVVLLDFWAVWCGPCIGELPNVKDVYEKYHNKGFEVIGISLDEDEKVLREFIKEHQLPWRQIFDGGGWKGALAQKYGVRGIPAPFLLDREGKVISVNARGKRLGELVAAEVARKIN from the coding sequence GTGAAACAAGTAGGGACACATTTCACACTTTTGGTAGTTGTGTTATGTCTAACAGCAATTGCCTTGAATTGGGCGGCTGAGCAGGAGGAAGACACTATGAACGTATGGGATGCTTTCCTCGATACGCTCGAAAACCGTGGGCTTGCAAGCCTGGACTGGGAGATTGAACCGGACGTTCAGGAGGAATTAATTGCCTACTTCAAAGCGAAAATTGATGCAGGTGTTTCTGATGGAAAAACTTTGCTTCCGCTTGATTTGATGGAATATGTTGATCGTTTTCCTGAAGAGATGCGTCAAGAGCTGCGAGTGTATGCTACGCACGTTTTGGAGACCCATCCTGATAATGGAGCAGCAGCAAAGTTTTTGGTAGTAGGGCTAGCGGGTTTGTCAGGTAGCTGGGTCGTACCACCTGATGAATTCTGGGCACTTGCGGAGAAAGCCATGACGTTGCTGCCAAACGATGTTGAAGTCTGCTATTTGACGATCGAAAAGGCTTTAATGGATTATTCATTCTACAGTGATGAAGCAGTCCTTGCGTTTGAAAGACTATTTGCGCGGCATCACGAAGGTGAAGGACCGACTTTGTACCAATGGATATCTCGTCTTTGTTATGATCACCTCTATGTTCCAACAAGACCGAATGAGTTTTATAAGGATCTTGAAAACGACGATCCACTGATTGAGCGGTGGACGGCAGTGATGGGTAAGATTCAAGTCGTTTTTGAAGAACGATTAAAGCAAAAACCCGACGATTGGGATGCCGTCCGGATGTTATCTGAAATCCACGAAGCCTTAGGGGATTCTGAAGCGGTGCAAACGGTTTTCAAGAAGGCACAACAGGTTTTTGAGAAGCGATTGAAGCAAGATCCAAACAATAGGACAGCTTTAAACGGATTAGCCAATATCCACGAAAAGTTAGGGAATGCTGAACTCGCCTACGAATATAGAGTGAGGGAAGATCCCACTTTGGCATGGGTGGGTCAAGTCCTGCCCGATTTCTCACCTACTGTTGACTTGGATGGTAAACGGATTTCACTCGCTGACTATCGTGGCAAAGTCGTTCTGCTTGATTTCTGGGCAGTATGGTGCGGCCCGTGTATTGGAGAGCTGCCGAATGTCAAGGATGTCTATGAGAAATATCACAACAAAGGATTTGAGGTCATCGGGATAAGTCTTGATGAGGATGAGAAAGTGTTGCGTGAGTTTATCAAGGAGCATCAGTTGCCGTGGCGACAAATCTTTGATGGTGGAGGATGGAAAGGTGCCCTCGCTCAAAAGTATGGTGTCCGCGGCATTCCAGCACCATTTTTACTTGATCGAGAGGGTAAGGTTATCTCCGTTAACGCGAGAGGTAAACGTCTCGGCGAACTTGTTGCTGCGGAGGTAGCGCGTAAGATAAACTAA
- a CDS encoding redoxin domain-containing protein, whose translation MYLTLLVIVFVLGVIPPNCTFSERGEDFGDVWDVFSNLHHNDKGKLETYWASVPEFQAALSDYLKAKIDAGVVNGETSLPLNLVWHEFVGSFPEALREDLYEHAQQVLESNPDNGAAAKLAAIVLAGTAWDIPQDGFWDVVEKAMVLLPNDVEVCYLAFEKTGFDYLHEEAVTALERLFERHQAHQTPTETSPFQRNVQDNGRPALSQWVYRFCYDYQYVTSRPNDFYQRLEDEHPLRERWTAVLGKIQLVFEEQIKLVPGEWMHTRMLAEIHEVLGNTEEAQAVFQRFQLVLKDRLKQNPDDRNAWRGLANLHEKLGNSELAHAYRVNADPPLAWVGKVLPDFSSAVDLDGKPISLADYRGRVLLLDFWRTWYTDRIPTLKDVYEKYHNRGFDIIGISLDVDETVLREFIKENPLPWRQIFDGDRYEGPLVKQYGVRSIPRMFLLDRGGKVISVNVRDRSLDKLVAKQLAVETD comes from the coding sequence GTGTATTTAACACTTTTGGTTATCGTGTTTGTTTTGGGAGTGATTCCCCCTAACTGTACATTTTCTGAGCGGGGAGAGGATTTTGGAGATGTCTGGGATGTGTTCTCGAATCTGCACCACAACGATAAGGGCAAATTAGAAACTTACTGGGCGAGTGTGCCCGAGTTTCAAGCGGCACTATCTGACTATCTAAAGGCAAAAATTGATGCAGGCGTTGTTAATGGAGAAACGTCACTCCCACTCAATCTCGTTTGGCACGAGTTCGTCGGGAGTTTTCCTGAGGCGTTGCGTGAGGACTTGTATGAGCATGCCCAACAGGTCTTGGAAAGCAACCCCGACAATGGAGCAGCTGCAAAGTTGGCGGCTATAGTCCTTGCGGGAACCGCGTGGGACATACCACAAGATGGTTTCTGGGATGTTGTTGAGAAAGCAATGGTACTGCTGCCAAATGACGTTGAAGTTTGCTATTTGGCTTTTGAAAAGACTGGTTTTGATTATCTCCACGAAGAAGCTGTCACCGCACTCGAAAGACTCTTTGAGCGACATCAAGCACATCAAACCCCTACTGAGACATCTCCTTTTCAAAGGAACGTGCAGGACAATGGAAGACCTGCTTTATCACAATGGGTATACCGATTTTGTTATGATTACCAGTATGTAACATCAAGACCTAACGATTTTTATCAGCGGCTTGAAGACGAACACCCGCTAAGGGAACGATGGACTGCCGTGCTCGGCAAGATTCAACTCGTTTTTGAAGAACAGATAAAACTGGTGCCTGGCGAATGGATGCATACAAGGATGTTGGCTGAAATTCACGAAGTTTTAGGGAATACTGAAGAAGCTCAAGCAGTTTTTCAGAGGTTCCAGTTGGTATTGAAAGATCGGTTAAAGCAAAATCCAGATGACCGAAATGCTTGGCGCGGCTTAGCTAACCTCCACGAAAAATTGGGCAACTCCGAACTCGCACACGCCTATAGAGTGAACGCCGATCCTCCCCTCGCATGGGTGGGTAAAGTCCTGCCTGATTTCTCATCTGCTGTTGATTTGGATGGCAAACCGATTTCACTCGCTGACTACCGTGGTAGAGTTCTTTTGCTTGACTTTTGGAGAACGTGGTATACCGACAGGATACCGACTCTCAAAGACGTATACGAGAAGTATCATAACAGAGGCTTTGACATTATTGGAATAAGTCTTGATGTAGATGAGACGGTGTTGCGCGAATTTATTAAGGAAAATCCGTTGCCGTGGCGACAGATTTTTGACGGCGATCGGTATGAGGGTCCCTTGGTAAAACAGTATGGTGTCCGTAGTATTCCGAGAATGTTTCTCCTGGATCGAGGAGGCAAGGTTATTTCAGTTAATGTGAGAGATCGCAGCCTTGACAAACTTGTTGCTAAGCAGTTAGCTGTCGAAACGGATTGA
- a CDS encoding ABC transporter permease subunit: MNQSKKTRQVEIKIFRGVGYLLLVGAAFCTMIPLLWLLTSSFKTANEIFAVPIQWFPSFPPRVASSPYIVENAYPKIEKPTAVDETVWETLQPELTQAIWEETQTHIAANGQLSNYVPSEELQTEITEGLWQQLVASLPDEVWNGTTASIVTAVQEAIIPEAVDTIWSSVYREVAVGTLQIEDLDFNRTPIEVVDWEAKAGTRIRPSDDTQTAASLSYDFQDNNTTYMTATVASPIPINRIRRVTLPVRGDASYHRLSLAVSVGNRTTYQPTRPFVLESALWKDAVWRLHGIPGELESSHITMQQVETNHTVQSTIETGTENQLFLQLSLHQPAYLSIVWDKFTSNYRNLWKTVPYGRYFVNSVFIATASTLLTLFFCSLGGYAFAKYQFRGQKILFGILLASMMVPFQVLLVPLFGLMYDIGWLNSYKAIIIPFSVGAFGVFLMRQFIVTIPSELLDAARIDGCSEFGIYYRIVLPIIKPALGALTIYSFLGSWNGYLWPLIILRDEVKYTLPIGLANLVGIYRQDYGMLMAGTLLSLMPIVILFLAMQREFVQGITLGGVKE, from the coding sequence ATGAACCAGAGTAAAAAAACACGACAGGTTGAAATAAAAATTTTCAGAGGGGTCGGCTATCTCCTTTTAGTAGGTGCAGCTTTTTGCACGATGATACCTCTGTTGTGGCTGTTGACCTCCTCTTTTAAGACCGCCAACGAAATCTTCGCTGTCCCAATTCAATGGTTTCCGAGTTTTCCGCCGCGTGTTGCATCGTCGCCTTACATCGTCGAAAATGCGTATCCCAAGATTGAAAAACCAACAGCTGTGGATGAGACGGTGTGGGAAACGTTGCAACCCGAACTTACACAGGCGATTTGGGAGGAAACGCAGACGCACATCGCAGCAAATGGACAGCTTTCCAATTACGTGCCCTCCGAAGAATTGCAGACCGAAATAACGGAGGGGTTGTGGCAACAATTGGTCGCGAGTTTACCAGATGAGGTCTGGAACGGCACAACGGCATCCATCGTTACGGCGGTGCAGGAAGCGATTATCCCCGAAGCGGTTGACACGATCTGGAGTTCTGTATATCGTGAAGTCGCGGTTGGGACACTCCAAATAGAGGACCTTGATTTCAATCGCACGCCGATTGAGGTTGTGGACTGGGAAGCAAAAGCAGGCACACGTATTCGTCCATCAGACGATACCCAGACGGCTGCGAGTTTATCCTACGATTTCCAAGACAATAACACCACCTACATGACGGCTACGGTTGCTTCACCTATTCCGATCAATCGGATACGACGTGTAACCCTGCCTGTACGTGGAGATGCTTCGTATCACCGTCTCTCTTTAGCTGTATCTGTAGGCAACAGGACGACGTATCAACCGACACGTCCTTTCGTTTTAGAGAGTGCTTTGTGGAAGGATGCGGTGTGGCGACTCCACGGCATTCCGGGTGAGTTGGAATCATCACACATTACAATGCAGCAAGTGGAAACGAACCACACAGTTCAATCCACTATAGAAACGGGTACGGAGAATCAATTGTTCCTACAACTCTCACTTCATCAACCGGCTTATCTCTCTATTGTGTGGGATAAGTTCACCTCAAACTATCGGAATCTGTGGAAGACGGTGCCGTATGGTCGTTATTTTGTCAACAGCGTTTTTATCGCTACCGCATCAACGCTGCTCACGCTGTTTTTCTGTTCTCTCGGTGGTTATGCCTTTGCCAAGTATCAGTTCCGGGGTCAGAAAATCCTGTTCGGTATCCTCCTTGCTTCTATGATGGTGCCCTTTCAGGTGTTGCTGGTTCCCTTGTTTGGGTTGATGTACGACATCGGTTGGCTCAATAGTTACAAGGCGATTATCATCCCGTTTTCTGTCGGTGCGTTTGGTGTCTTTCTGATGCGCCAATTCATTGTAACGATCCCGTCAGAGCTGCTGGATGCAGCGCGTATTGATGGCTGTTCCGAGTTCGGTATCTATTACCGGATTGTCCTGCCTATTATTAAACCCGCGCTGGGTGCGTTGACCATCTATTCCTTTTTGGGGTCGTGGAATGGCTATCTCTGGCCCCTCATCATTTTACGGGATGAAGTGAAATACACGCTACCAATCGGTTTGGCGAATCTTGTAGGTATCTATCGGCAAGATTACGGCATGTTGATGGCGGGAACGCTCCTGTCGCTCATGCCGATTGTTATTCTATTTTTAGCGATGCAACGTGAATTTGTGCAGGGGATTACTTTAGGAGGCGTCAAGGAGTAA
- a CDS encoding Rieske (2Fe-2S) protein has translation MSDYTTVTKTSAIREGRGKAFTVNGRRIAILNENGEFCAVDNTCPHAMGSLGRGRIRNGIVVCPVHGYAYNTKTGECQTDPRLRIRTYPVIVEDEEIKVEVKQ, from the coding sequence ATGTCAGATTACACAACGGTCACAAAAACGTCAGCAATACGAGAAGGTCGCGGAAAGGCTTTTACCGTCAATGGAAGGCGGATCGCTATCCTCAATGAAAATGGTGAGTTCTGCGCTGTGGACAATACCTGTCCGCATGCCATGGGTTCCCTCGGTAGGGGAAGGATCCGAAACGGCATTGTTGTGTGCCCCGTTCATGGCTACGCATACAATACGAAAACTGGTGAATGTCAAACCGACCCTCGCCTCCGCATCAGGACGTATCCTGTGATTGTCGAAGATGAGGAGATTAAGGTTGAGGTGAAACAGTGA
- a CDS encoding DUF481 domain-containing protein translates to MNFANNVSSQGRYRRTVSICFVLLIIYCPPIAAQVNIFTGETMKQMQLKSGWYNSINLDLTYRSGNSDLLTTRTRFRSDYLTKIYHGFIFGGLQQGRKDDVFFVNKGMAHARVIRNLTQHVLVESFVQKQFNESILLNDRNLAGGGVRFASHPRDSRFNVYLGIGAMWEHERINDAKRGETTTHIVRSTNYINWTGKLDERITTSATGYYQVHARRFQDYRILFEGSVTFRLTTKLAFPLRVNLRYDSEPPTGIRKHDVEIFNGLRYTF, encoded by the coding sequence ATGAATTTTGCTAACAATGTCTCCAGTCAGGGCAGATACAGACGAACTGTCAGCATCTGTTTTGTTTTGCTTATTATCTATTGTCCGCCGATCGCAGCACAGGTGAATATCTTCACAGGTGAAACGATGAAGCAGATGCAGTTGAAATCCGGTTGGTATAACAGCATTAACTTGGATTTAACCTACCGCTCTGGCAATTCAGATCTGCTCACGACACGCACCCGATTTCGTTCAGATTATCTCACAAAAATCTATCACGGCTTTATCTTTGGAGGGCTCCAGCAGGGGAGAAAAGATGATGTGTTTTTTGTGAACAAAGGTATGGCGCATGCGAGAGTTATCCGAAACCTCACACAGCATGTTCTTGTTGAGTCCTTTGTTCAGAAACAGTTCAATGAATCCATTCTACTAAATGACCGAAATTTAGCAGGCGGTGGCGTTAGGTTCGCTTCGCATCCACGGGACTCCAGATTTAATGTCTATCTCGGTATTGGTGCGATGTGGGAGCATGAACGTATCAATGACGCAAAGCGCGGCGAAACCACAACTCATATCGTTCGCTCAACCAACTATATCAATTGGACCGGAAAGTTAGATGAACGCATTACGACGAGTGCTACGGGCTATTATCAGGTCCATGCTCGACGTTTTCAAGATTACCGTATTCTTTTTGAAGGGAGTGTCACGTTCAGGCTAACAACGAAGTTAGCCTTTCCGCTCCGAGTGAACCTCCGATACGACAGTGAACCTCCTACCGGTATCCGAAAACATGATGTAGAAATTTTTAACGGATTGCGGTATACTTTTTAA
- a CDS encoding ABC transporter ATP-binding protein — MAAIVEGTGLTKRFGTGDATVVAIDSVDITIEESELVMIMGDSGCGKTTLISLLGCILTPDAGQIRIDGEPIDPEGQDMSVIRREKIGFVFQLFHLLPYLTAQENVMVAMDLARKNTAEAESRATDLLTQVGLSERLHHRPAQLSGGEKQRVSFARALANRPKIIFADEPTANLDSRQSDNLMKLIQELRQEHQTTIAIVTHHEGLKENADRVIQMKDGRIVAA; from the coding sequence ATGGCAGCGATAGTAGAAGGCACCGGTTTAACCAAACGTTTCGGCACAGGCGATGCAACCGTCGTCGCTATTGATTCCGTTGACATCACGATTGAAGAGAGCGAACTGGTGATGATTATGGGCGACAGTGGCTGCGGGAAGACGACACTCATCAGCCTCCTTGGCTGTATTTTAACACCGGATGCCGGTCAAATCCGAATTGATGGCGAACCGATTGATCCCGAAGGGCAAGACATGAGTGTGATCCGCCGCGAGAAGATCGGATTTGTCTTTCAGCTGTTCCATTTATTACCCTATCTTACGGCACAAGAGAACGTCATGGTCGCCATGGATCTCGCCCGAAAAAATACAGCTGAAGCCGAAAGCCGGGCGACCGATCTGCTCACACAAGTCGGTTTAAGTGAACGGCTGCACCACCGTCCCGCCCAACTCTCAGGCGGCGAAAAGCAACGCGTCTCCTTCGCGCGAGCACTCGCCAACCGCCCGAAAATCATCTTCGCCGATGAACCCACTGCGAACTTAGATAGCCGCCAAAGCGATAACCTGATGAAACTGATTCAGGAACTGCGCCAAGAACATCAAACCACTATCGCGATTGTGACGCACCATGAAGGCTTAAAAGAGAACGCCGATCGCGTCATCCAGATGAAAGACGGAAGGATTGTCGCTGCATGA
- a CDS encoding Uma2 family endonuclease, translating to MKESHKNTPEIPESIPTTMTLAEFLENDVPGYEYSEGKLVLKSPPTVPKSVPTTMTLAEFLENDVPGYEYAKGELIPMSAATRRHGKISAKVIWHLYSHIYENGLGELYTAETIFQVGERVMKPDVAFVSTARLDVDEDKGFPIPPDLAIEVISPTDVHYRIVRKAFDYLEAGTRLVWVLDPVSKSVTVYRSESDIEILTHEATLTGEDVVPGFACPVGQLFE from the coding sequence ATGAAAGAGTCTCACAAAAACACGCCAGAAATTCCTGAGTCAATCCCTACCACGATGACGTTGGCGGAATTTCTTGAGAACGATGTGCCAGGATATGAATACAGTGAAGGCAAATTAGTCCTGAAGTCACCGCCAACAGTTCCTAAGTCAGTGCCTACCACGATGACGTTAGCGGAATTTCTTGAGAACGATGTGCCAGGATATGAATACGCGAAAGGAGAATTAATACCGATGTCCGCAGCGACGAGGAGACACGGTAAGATTAGTGCCAAGGTTATTTGGCATCTGTACTCGCATATTTACGAAAATGGGCTGGGAGAATTGTATACGGCAGAGACGATATTCCAGGTTGGAGAACGTGTGATGAAGCCGGACGTTGCGTTCGTTTCAACCGCCCGCCTGGATGTCGACGAAGACAAAGGGTTTCCGATACCGCCCGACCTGGCGATTGAAGTAATCTCTCCGACAGACGTTCACTACCGTATTGTCCGCAAGGCGTTCGACTATCTGGAGGCAGGAACCCGCCTCGTTTGGGTCCTTGATCCTGTCTCCAAATCGGTGACGGTGTATCGTTCTGAAAGCGATATTGAGATACTTACGCACGAAGCCACGTTGACAGGTGAGGATGTCGTGCCAGGGTTTGCCTGTCCCGTAGGTCAACTATTTGAGTAA
- a CDS encoding nucleotidyltransferase family protein has product MTHTPPAFISGILLAAGLSTRMGEPKQLLPFGESTIVETVVDSMLGAKFDEVIVVLGHCAAEIEKQLGTRPIRTVFNADYREGMLTSAQTGVRALKASDAFALMLVDQPFITSALIDQVIDAYVQTDKGIALPSYNYKRGHPVIFNQKYAQDILELSTESGGVRTLFKKYGDDIHYVTVDTDRVLRDIDYREDYERALQEN; this is encoded by the coding sequence ATGACGCATACGCCGCCCGCCTTCATCTCGGGAATACTCCTTGCAGCAGGGCTTTCTACTCGGATGGGAGAACCGAAACAGCTACTCCCTTTTGGGGAAAGTACGATCGTTGAGACCGTGGTGGACAGTATGCTGGGTGCCAAGTTCGATGAGGTTATCGTTGTCCTTGGGCATTGTGCAGCGGAAATTGAAAAGCAGTTGGGGACACGTCCGATCAGAACGGTATTTAACGCTGACTATCGAGAAGGTATGCTAACCTCCGCGCAGACAGGTGTTCGCGCACTCAAAGCAAGCGACGCATTTGCGCTCATGCTTGTAGATCAGCCCTTCATTACCTCCGCATTAATCGATCAGGTTATTGATGCCTATGTGCAAACGGACAAGGGGATTGCCCTACCGAGTTATAATTATAAGCGTGGTCATCCGGTTATCTTTAATCAGAAATATGCACAGGATATTCTTGAACTAAGTACAGAAAGTGGTGGCGTGCGGACGCTCTTCAAAAAGTATGGCGACGATATTCACTACGTCACAGTGGATACAGACCGAGTGCTTCGGGATATAGATTATCGCGAAGATTATGAACGCGCCCTGCAGGAAAATTGA
- a CDS encoding ABC transporter permease, whose translation MKTLFLKDMRYRQARVVLTALGITVLISLILLLGGIMNGMRIQARQYVESTGADVWISAEGSGGAFIGFSMVVEEYMAFLNSGPGLVPDSAAPLVFAQARPTVRGKSTKAIVVGYKLGQLGGPKSTVEGRMFTRSNFEDYRPEDPVPYEVVVDEKMGLEIGEQITLGNEKVRVVGKAKSLMFVLDTPLLFMDVRIAQKLLLGNTPHVNMMIAKTNKSEQPVQIAADLDALETIEARTLQQTLRDIIAYYVDEPMKAVQFLRVMLWLAAGILIGMITYVTMLEKTQEIGVLKAIGGSNGYVMGLLLKQVVLISAVGVLLGLMLSYVFAAAAPIFVLINFVESIIVACISFVVCCGSGYLAARKAIAVDPMIAFRGEI comes from the coding sequence ATGAAGACCTTATTCCTCAAAGACATGCGCTATCGTCAAGCGAGAGTTGTGCTAACGGCACTCGGTATCACTGTGCTGATCTCGCTGATTCTACTATTAGGCGGTATCATGAACGGTATGCGTATCCAAGCGCGACAATACGTCGAATCCACCGGTGCCGATGTCTGGATCTCTGCCGAAGGCTCCGGCGGCGCATTTATCGGGTTCTCCATGGTCGTTGAGGAATACATGGCATTCCTGAATTCAGGACCAGGTTTAGTCCCAGACTCCGCTGCTCCCTTGGTTTTTGCGCAAGCGCGTCCCACCGTCCGCGGAAAATCCACCAAGGCAATCGTCGTTGGCTACAAGTTAGGGCAACTCGGCGGCCCCAAGAGCACCGTTGAGGGTAGAATGTTCACTCGGAGTAACTTTGAAGACTATAGACCCGAGGACCCAGTCCCCTACGAGGTCGTCGTTGACGAGAAAATGGGACTGGAAATCGGAGAACAGATCACCCTTGGGAACGAAAAAGTGCGAGTTGTCGGAAAGGCGAAAAGCTTAATGTTCGTCTTGGATACACCCCTGCTCTTTATGGATGTCCGTATTGCCCAGAAACTTCTGCTCGGCAACACCCCACATGTGAACATGATGATCGCCAAAACAAACAAGAGCGAACAACCCGTACAGATTGCCGCCGATTTAGATGCCTTGGAAACCATTGAAGCGCGCACCTTACAACAGACACTCAGGGACATCATTGCGTATTACGTTGACGAACCGATGAAGGCAGTGCAATTCCTGCGGGTGATGTTGTGGTTAGCGGCAGGTATTCTCATCGGGATGATTACCTATGTGACGATGCTGGAAAAGACACAAGAGATCGGGGTACTAAAGGCAATCGGAGGTTCAAATGGCTATGTGATGGGACTCCTGCTAAAACAGGTTGTTCTGATCTCCGCTGTCGGTGTGTTGCTTGGACTTATGCTGTCCTATGTTTTTGCGGCGGCGGCACCGATCTTTGTTTTGATTAATTTCGTCGAATCGATTATTGTCGCGTGTATCAGTTTTGTTGTCTGTTGCGGTAGCGGTTATCTGGCGGCACGCAAAGCGATCGCGGTAGATCCGATGATTGCATTCCGAGGAGAAATCTAA
- a CDS encoding MoxR family ATPase, whose translation MFKSIENVQNACEKHAYITDRGLATTLYLAHHLKKPIFLEGEPGVGKTEVAKVLADSTGAKLIRLQCYEGLDANSALYEWNYTRQILQLRIDEARGRDKESIGTDLFSEAFLLKRPLLEAIQSDCDVPPVLLIDEVDRSDSEFEAFLLEILSDFQITIPEIGTIQAKHIPYVVLTSNRTREVHEALKRRCLYQWIDYPTVEKELAIVQAKLPQIEEHLAMQLCQMMQLWRQGDYYKKPGVAETLDWGLALVALGKAQLDADIVAETLGCVFKYQDDVQRARTVDLSELGL comes from the coding sequence ATGTTCAAATCCATCGAAAACGTTCAAAATGCGTGTGAAAAACATGCGTATATCACGGATAGGGGTTTAGCAACGACTCTCTATCTCGCGCATCATCTCAAAAAACCCATTTTTCTTGAAGGCGAACCCGGTGTCGGTAAGACTGAAGTCGCTAAGGTACTTGCAGATTCAACAGGTGCGAAACTCATCCGACTGCAGTGTTATGAAGGCTTGGATGCAAACAGCGCACTCTACGAATGGAATTACACACGGCAAATTTTGCAGCTTCGCATTGACGAAGCACGCGGGCGCGACAAAGAAAGCATCGGCACCGACCTGTTTAGTGAGGCATTCCTACTGAAACGCCCGCTGCTGGAGGCGATCCAAAGCGACTGCGATGTGCCACCCGTCTTACTCATCGACGAGGTAGACCGAAGTGATAGTGAATTCGAGGCGTTTCTGCTGGAGATTTTGTCCGATTTCCAGATTACGATCCCGGAAATTGGTACGATTCAAGCGAAACATATTCCGTACGTTGTGCTGACATCAAACCGGACGCGCGAGGTGCATGAGGCACTCAAACGGCGTTGCCTCTATCAGTGGATTGATTATCCGACTGTAGAGAAGGAGTTGGCAATCGTTCAGGCGAAGCTGCCACAGATTGAAGAACACCTTGCGATGCAGCTCTGTCAGATGATGCAGCTGTGGCGACAGGGGGATTACTATAAGAAACCGGGTGTTGCGGAAACCTTGGATTGGGGACTCGCGCTCGTCGCACTCGGTAAGGCGCAATTGGATGCGGATATCGTTGCGGAAACGCTTGGCTGTGTCTTCAAATATCAGGATGATGTCCAACGTGCCCGCACAGTGGACTTGTCTGAATTGGGATTATAG
- the yccX gene encoding acylphosphatase produces MQKVKIIVYIGVCLIALSSIAWADGHLQIVEKEKKLVLKGKISEALGEYDSHLKGAVEYLVCGRNGKEYESIIVVDATAKEIYDALGKLDVQVGEPPGYDEEKDEPTSPKGTAVLIYAEWKSGGETKKVRAEELVFNVKTQKPLQNVAWIYSGSRVVPDLDSDDEDAMMPQAFMSNDLVALRLFDASALFQNPLPESSEENIYKKNDALLPKLGTPVTLTIEVNRKMQLFVIITGKVQGVGFRNFTQLNARQLGINGYAKNLPNGTVEVVAEGGKSQVDALVALLKKGPRYARVDSLEIDERPFTGEYKSFGIRY; encoded by the coding sequence ATGCAGAAGGTGAAAATAATCGTCTATATCGGTGTATGTCTTATTGCGTTGTCGAGTATTGCGTGGGCAGATGGACATCTCCAAATCGTGGAGAAAGAGAAGAAGCTTGTCTTAAAGGGTAAAATTTCTGAAGCACTCGGTGAATACGACTCACATTTAAAGGGAGCCGTTGAATATCTCGTTTGTGGACGCAACGGCAAGGAATATGAAAGCATTATTGTCGTCGATGCGACAGCAAAGGAAATTTACGATGCGCTCGGCAAACTTGATGTTCAGGTAGGTGAACCGCCCGGCTATGATGAGGAAAAGGATGAACCAACATCACCAAAGGGCACTGCGGTTCTAATTTACGCTGAATGGAAGAGTGGTGGTGAAACGAAAAAGGTCCGTGCTGAAGAACTCGTCTTCAACGTGAAAACCCAAAAACCGCTGCAAAATGTTGCTTGGATCTATTCCGGTTCGCGCGTCGTGCCTGACCTTGATAGTGACGATGAGGACGCAATGATGCCGCAGGCGTTTATGAGTAACGATCTTGTTGCCTTGAGGCTATTTGATGCAAGTGCTCTTTTCCAGAATCCGCTCCCTGAATCGTCAGAGGAGAACATCTATAAAAAGAACGATGCCTTGCTACCTAAACTTGGAACACCAGTCACTCTCACGATTGAGGTTAACCGGAAAATGCAACTGTTTGTGATAATTACTGGAAAGGTCCAAGGGGTCGGGTTCCGCAATTTCACGCAACTGAACGCGAGGCAGCTCGGTATTAACGGCTATGCTAAGAATCTACCAAACGGCACTGTGGAAGTCGTCGCAGAGGGTGGTAAGTCGCAAGTGGATGCGTTAGTCGCTTTATTAAAGAAGGGACCGCGCTACGCGAGAGTTGATTCGCTTGAAATTGACGAACGTCCGTTTACTGGAGAATATAAGAGTTTCGGCATTCGGTATTAA